The proteins below come from a single Dermacentor albipictus isolate Rhodes 1998 colony chromosome 7, USDA_Dalb.pri_finalv2, whole genome shotgun sequence genomic window:
- the LOC135900434 gene encoding uncharacterized protein isoform X3, with translation MSRSEPSGLARSAVTTDPVQVHHPEPFPLPQVNMQSEGRLVATPSGEQGVLTLGAEKGLGKSGLTVSIVVEPVDPSAASCVDDDSYTCKTPTPAEEDMVRSLIMNAELRKEEFAKLLEEHAQIVMEINKAENSLA, from the exons TGAACCGAGTGGGCTTGCCCGAAGCGCCGTCACCACGGATCCCGTCCAAGTTCATCACCCCGAACCGTTCCCCCTACCACAGGTGAACATG CAGAGCGAAGGCCGCCTAGTGGCGACACCCAGCGGCGAGCAGGGCGTCCTCACCCTGGGCGCCGAGAAAGGCCTCGGCAAGAGCGGCCTCACCGTCAGCATCGTCGTGGAGCCGGTCGATCCATCGGCCGCGTCCTGCGTCGACGATGACTCCTACA CCTGCAAAACACCCACACCTGCCGAGGAAGACATGGTGCGAAGCCTAATC ATGAATGCCGAGCTGCGTAAGGAGGAGTTCGCCAAGTTGCTCGAAGAGCACGCCCAGATCGTCATGGAGATCAACAAGGCCGAGAACAGCCTCGCATAG